In Thiospirochaeta perfilievii, a single window of DNA contains:
- a CDS encoding virulence RhuM family protein → MPESDDSKQKLIRNSTAEFLIFTAQSGEKSIESRYEDNTIWLTQKLMAQLFNVDVRTINEHLKNIFKSEELNIDSVIRDFRITASDGKNYNTKHYNLDAIISVGYRVNSVRATQFRQWATQILREFAIKGFVIDKERMENGSFLGEDYFEHLLAEIREIRLSERRFYQKIADIYATSVDYNKNAPLTKEFFSKVQNKLHFAIHGHTASELIKERADSDKSNMGLTSWKNSPDGKIVKTDVSVAKNYLTKQEIDGLSRIVNAYLELAEGRALRKITMTMEDWSKRLDQFLEFDDREILQDAGTISAQIAKEFAHSEFEKYRIVQDRLFESDLDREMKKIESSSKKEHK, encoded by the coding sequence ATGCCAGAAAGTGATGATTCTAAACAGAAATTAATTCGTAACTCTACAGCTGAATTTCTAATATTTACTGCACAATCAGGTGAAAAGAGTATCGAATCTAGGTATGAAGATAATACTATTTGGTTAACTCAAAAACTAATGGCACAACTATTTAATGTAGATGTTAGAACTATTAACGAGCACCTTAAAAACATATTTAAATCAGAGGAATTAAACATCGATTCAGTTATCCGGGATTTCCGGATAACTGCCTCTGATGGAAAAAATTATAACACAAAACATTATAATCTCGATGCAATTATATCTGTTGGATATAGGGTGAATTCTGTCCGTGCAACACAGTTTAGACAGTGGGCTACCCAGATACTAAGAGAGTTTGCAATTAAAGGTTTTGTTATAGATAAAGAGCGAATGGAAAATGGTTCTTTCCTTGGTGAAGATTATTTTGAACATCTTTTAGCAGAAATTAGAGAGATAAGACTTTCAGAAAGAAGGTTTTACCAAAAAATTGCTGATATTTATGCAACAAGTGTAGATTACAATAAAAATGCACCACTAACCAAAGAATTTTTCTCTAAGGTTCAAAACAAACTACATTTTGCTATACATGGACATACTGCTTCAGAATTAATAAAAGAAAGGGCAGATAGTGACAAATCTAATATGGGGCTTACTTCATGGAAAAACTCCCCAGATGGAAAGATTGTAAAAACAGATGTATCTGTTGCCAAAAATTATCTAACTAAACAAGAGATAGATGGACTTAGTAGAATTGTTAATGCATACCTTGAGCTTGCAGAAGGTAGAGCTCTTAGAAAAATTACCATGACCATGGAAGATTGGTCAAAAAGACTGGATCAGTTCCTAGAGTTTGATGATAGAGAAATACTCCAGGATGCAGGAACCATATCAGCACAAATAGCAAAAGAGTTTGCACATAGTGAATTTGAGAAATATAGAATAGTTCAAGATAGACTATTCGAGAGCGATCTAGATAGAGAGATGAAAAAGATAGAATCCTCCAGTAAAAAGGAACATAAATAA
- a CDS encoding site-specific DNA-methyltransferase — MVTTEKYKKKLLNKLTELFQLDQPDLDFGFYRIMHAKAEQISTFIDKDLLQIIEDAFGQVDENRKTEVSDEIHKAIEQAIKYGAPDPELTDGVKEARKKYDAILSSAGAEADVYDHLYRFFERYYDEGDFISRRYYSKENSGKAAPFSIPYNGEEVKLHWANADQYYIKTAEYFSNFTFDITQSADIKKMSELERSSLSIPESLKVHFRIVDAAEGEHGNVKATEDKKRFFVLYDGSPVEFNEKQELVINFEYKTLPGGKNDVDAKTEKELKEIYGKGINKGDLPNLNIGKIVLDTLENLEGSKQYKDLLSLKAPTDKSPNRPILVKYINQYTARNTCDYFIHKDLSGFLKRELDFYIKNEVMNLDDIENAEAPTVESYLAKIKVIRKISTKLIEFLAQLEDFQKKLWLKKKFVTETNYCITLDRVPKELYQEIADNNEQREEWIKLFAIDDIQGTNGDLLTNTTPSYTNPLTIDFLKTNDKLVLDTAFFSEDFKAKLIESINDFDEQCDGLLIHSENFQALNLLQDRYREQVKCVYIDPPYNTGKDGFIYKDGYRSSTWSSLMNSSLSKVKTILSTDSLLFISNDDNENDHLKNLLFQNTFYFKTNLIWNTDGRTDNQFEVKVNHEYITLAQKTPKSTYGNVIDPNTRKESNLWKNIAENSITKNGVANPYSEVTLPIGFPVKGNEGIINKDVPSVGYFDELGSLSYYPRNLNKKYNVNFPIKFNDAYFSGGKLLAPLKVSAGWANLNKLQKFIENDCVSYYDEDGVIAFYLSEKGTVYYIKEKEASRNIVSVLRNFTTTEKMKYELEHMKIYFSYPKPKDLIGYLLKIGDSSLYLDYFAGSGTTGHAVINLNREDGGNRKFILVEMGDYFDTVTKPRIVKVIYSTDWKDGKPVSRDSGISQCFKYLRLESYEDTLNNLSFDEDTNRNRLMEKNNSLREDYMLRYMLDVETRGSQSLLNIDNFSNPFGYSLKVKKPGSDEQVTKNIDIIETFNYLIGLRLENMARTQSFSASFIRNPDPELPEDQHTKLVLDGKITLSETGKWLFRKIEGWVPANSNSPNNGLKEKVLIVWRNLTGNLEEDNLMLDEWFKKYRLSTTDFEFDTIYINGSNNLPNLKQDDENWKVRLIEEEFHKKMWDTGDNS, encoded by the coding sequence ATGGTTACTACAGAAAAATACAAGAAAAAACTTTTAAATAAGCTAACAGAACTATTTCAATTAGATCAACCTGACCTAGATTTTGGTTTTTATAGAATAATGCATGCAAAAGCAGAACAAATATCTACTTTTATAGATAAGGATTTACTTCAAATTATTGAGGATGCATTTGGGCAGGTTGATGAAAATAGAAAAACAGAAGTCTCCGATGAGATTCATAAAGCAATTGAGCAAGCAATAAAATATGGTGCTCCAGACCCAGAATTAACAGATGGGGTAAAAGAGGCTAGAAAAAAATATGATGCTATTTTAAGTTCTGCTGGTGCAGAAGCCGATGTTTACGATCATTTATATCGTTTTTTTGAACGTTATTACGATGAGGGTGACTTTATCTCAAGACGTTATTATAGTAAAGAGAACAGCGGAAAAGCTGCACCATTTTCTATTCCTTATAATGGAGAGGAAGTTAAACTTCACTGGGCAAATGCTGACCAGTATTATATTAAAACAGCAGAATATTTCTCTAACTTTACTTTTGATATAACTCAATCTGCAGATATTAAAAAAATGAGTGAATTAGAGAGAAGTTCTCTCTCTATTCCTGAATCCCTAAAGGTTCACTTTAGAATTGTAGATGCCGCAGAGGGTGAACATGGTAATGTTAAAGCAACTGAAGATAAAAAAAGATTCTTTGTTTTATACGATGGAAGTCCTGTAGAATTTAATGAGAAACAAGAACTTGTAATAAACTTTGAATATAAAACTCTCCCAGGTGGAAAGAACGATGTTGATGCAAAAACTGAAAAAGAATTAAAAGAAATTTATGGTAAAGGTATTAATAAAGGCGATTTACCTAATCTAAATATTGGTAAAATAGTCTTAGATACCCTTGAAAACCTAGAAGGATCGAAACAATACAAAGACTTACTTTCATTAAAAGCACCAACAGATAAATCCCCTAATCGTCCTATACTTGTAAAATATATAAACCAATATACGGCAAGAAATACCTGCGATTATTTTATACATAAAGATTTAAGTGGCTTCCTTAAAAGAGAGTTAGATTTTTATATTAAAAATGAAGTTATGAATCTTGATGACATAGAAAATGCAGAAGCACCAACTGTAGAGAGTTACTTAGCAAAAATAAAAGTAATTAGAAAAATATCAACAAAACTTATAGAGTTCCTTGCTCAACTAGAGGACTTCCAGAAAAAACTGTGGCTTAAAAAGAAGTTTGTAACAGAAACAAACTACTGTATAACCCTTGATAGAGTTCCTAAAGAGTTATATCAGGAAATAGCAGATAACAACGAACAAAGAGAAGAGTGGATAAAACTATTTGCTATAGATGATATACAAGGTACAAATGGTGATCTATTAACTAATACAACTCCATCATATACAAATCCATTAACTATAGATTTCCTAAAAACTAATGATAAGTTAGTCTTAGATACAGCCTTCTTCTCAGAAGATTTCAAAGCAAAACTTATTGAATCTATAAATGATTTTGATGAACAATGTGATGGGTTATTAATACATTCAGAAAACTTTCAGGCATTAAATTTATTACAAGACAGATATAGAGAACAGGTTAAGTGTGTTTATATTGATCCTCCGTATAATACAGGGAAAGATGGTTTTATATATAAAGATGGGTATAGAAGTTCTACCTGGAGTTCACTAATGAATTCTTCTTTATCAAAGGTTAAGACAATATTGTCTACGGATTCTTTATTGTTTATTAGCAACGATGATAATGAAAATGATCACCTAAAAAATCTTTTATTTCAAAACACATTTTATTTCAAAACAAATCTTATTTGGAATACTGATGGCCGTACAGATAATCAGTTTGAAGTTAAAGTTAACCATGAATACATTACTCTGGCCCAGAAAACACCTAAATCTACATATGGGAATGTTATAGACCCGAACACAAGGAAAGAAAGTAATCTTTGGAAGAATATAGCAGAAAATTCTATCACAAAAAATGGTGTTGCAAATCCTTATTCAGAGGTAACTTTACCTATTGGTTTTCCTGTTAAAGGTAATGAAGGTATTATTAATAAAGATGTTCCATCTGTTGGGTATTTTGATGAATTAGGAAGTTTGTCATATTATCCACGTAATTTAAACAAAAAATATAATGTAAATTTTCCTATAAAATTCAATGATGCTTATTTCTCTGGTGGTAAATTATTAGCTCCTTTAAAGGTTTCAGCTGGCTGGGCAAATTTAAATAAACTTCAGAAGTTTATAGAAAATGATTGTGTTTCTTACTATGACGAGGATGGAGTTATAGCATTTTATTTATCAGAAAAAGGTACGGTTTATTATATAAAGGAAAAAGAAGCTTCAAGAAATATTGTTTCTGTATTAAGAAATTTTACTACAACAGAAAAGATGAAATATGAACTAGAACACATGAAAATATATTTTAGTTATCCTAAACCAAAGGATTTAATTGGCTATTTATTAAAAATAGGAGATTCTTCCCTATATTTAGACTACTTCGCTGGTTCAGGAACTACAGGTCATGCTGTTATCAATCTTAATCGTGAAGATGGTGGTAACCGTAAGTTTATCCTTGTTGAGATGGGTGACTATTTTGATACAGTCACTAAACCACGAATAGTTAAGGTTATTTACTCTACAGATTGGAAAGATGGTAAACCAGTTTCTCGGGATAGTGGAATATCACAGTGTTTTAAATATCTACGTTTAGAATCCTATGAAGATACACTTAATAATCTATCCTTTGATGAAGATACTAATCGTAATAGATTAATGGAGAAGAATAACTCTTTACGGGAAGATTATATGCTTCGTTATATGTTAGATGTAGAGACTAGGGGAAGTCAGTCATTATTAAATATTGATAATTTTTCTAATCCATTTGGATATTCTCTTAAAGTTAAAAAGCCAGGGAGTGATGAACAAGTAACAAAAAATATAGATATAATTGAGACATTTAACTATTTAATTGGGCTACGTTTGGAGAATATGGCACGAACACAATCATTTAGTGCTAGTTTTATTCGAAATCCAGATCCTGAACTACCTGAAGATCAACATACAAAACTTGTATTAGATGGGAAAATTACTCTATCTGAAACAGGTAAGTGGTTATTTAGAAAAATAGAAGGTTGGGTTCCTGCTAACTCTAATAGTCCTAATAATGGACTAAAAGAGAAGGTATTAATAGTTTGGAGAAACCTTACAGGTAATTTAGAAGAAGATAATTTAATGTTAGATGAATGGTTTAAGAAATATAGACTATCTACTACAGATTTTGAATTTGATACTATATATATTAACGGTTCTAATAATCTACCTAATTTAAAACAGGATGATGAGAACTGGAAAGTTCGGTTAATAGAAGAAGAGTTTCATAAAAAAATGTGGGATACAGGGGATAACTCCTAA
- a CDS encoding SNF2-related protein: MNDSKLTKYHVKYYAHELNRVGGNGVDRLGKALFDACVDLNPHQIEAAMFALRSPLSKGVLLADEVGLGKTIEAGLVLCQSWSENKRCIIVICPASLRKQWAVEMEEKFNLPSQILDSKTFKDIQKRGNPNPFHEKKIIICSMNFIASKSIEVTSIPWDLVVIDEAHKLRNAYRESNRIGQAVKLATLGRKKILLTATPLQNSLLELYGLSTIIDENIFGDLSSFRSQFINNGGDLSTLRDRLQSFCSRTLRSQVVEYVPYTKRNLITRPFKPTEQEHKLYVEISDYLMRDDTYAFPIRQKHLLIMLIRKVLSSSPIALIGTLNIIKDRLVKLYDNTKESANFTEILIAEDDIDSDLLDEILEDDDEYSEKQDIAPTDDLNTKKIIEIKKLKEEIKEIESYIHWAEDIGVDTKTKALLTALDIGFEQMLEMGAAEKAVIFTESRRSQDWLYTYLENNGYANKVVTFNGTNKSELNKTIYANWVNDNKDTGRITGSRQIDMRAAILDFFKNDAKILIATEAGAEGLNMQFCSLLVNYDLPWNPQRIEQRIGRCHRYGQKFDVVVINFLNEKNQADIRVYELLDQKFNLFSGVFGASDDVLGSIESGVDFERRVLEIYQECRSEKEIKSAFKKLQDELDQTIQARMTDTRKTLLENFDEDVHERLKVNLAGAKDKLDKIGKLFWDVTKYVLNKEADFNDINYSFNLHEPQKNNIRVGTYNLVTKNRDIQNNEFLYRLSHPLGENVLSIASKYSGDSKVVYFDITNNPTKISLVENLKGKSGWLILQKLEVLSFEVEEYLLFSGFDNFGKNLSQETCEKIFNCIGYEKDDITIPDDIIKRLKQDSECHIQSTIAKNLEENNKHLSEACIQLDKWAEDMEKAASKEMDDTKRQIAEIRRNVRLAENIQDQAELQNELKSLEKIRRTQQQKIFEVEDEISEKRDSLVLQLTKRMVQKTKIDDLFTIRWVVV, from the coding sequence ATGAATGATTCCAAACTAACAAAATATCATGTAAAATATTATGCCCATGAACTGAATAGAGTTGGTGGTAACGGCGTAGACCGACTAGGTAAAGCACTTTTTGATGCTTGTGTTGATTTAAATCCACACCAAATCGAAGCTGCAATGTTTGCCCTAAGATCACCACTATCTAAAGGTGTACTATTAGCAGATGAAGTAGGGCTAGGTAAAACTATAGAAGCCGGTTTAGTCCTATGTCAAAGTTGGTCCGAGAATAAAAGATGCATTATAGTAATTTGCCCAGCCTCTTTAAGAAAACAGTGGGCTGTGGAAATGGAAGAGAAATTTAATCTACCTTCCCAAATATTGGATTCTAAAACATTTAAAGATATCCAAAAGAGAGGAAACCCAAATCCATTCCATGAAAAAAAAATTATTATTTGTTCCATGAATTTTATAGCAAGCAAATCTATAGAAGTAACTTCAATACCCTGGGATCTAGTTGTAATTGATGAAGCACATAAATTAAGAAATGCATACCGTGAAAGCAATAGAATAGGGCAAGCAGTAAAACTTGCTACTTTAGGTAGAAAAAAAATACTATTAACAGCTACACCTTTACAAAACTCCCTTTTAGAGCTGTATGGGTTATCTACTATTATTGACGAAAATATTTTTGGAGATTTATCCTCATTCAGGTCACAGTTTATAAATAATGGCGGGGATCTTAGCACTCTACGGGACCGTCTACAAAGTTTTTGTAGTAGAACCCTAAGAAGTCAAGTTGTTGAATATGTCCCTTATACAAAAAGAAATTTAATCACCAGACCATTTAAGCCAACAGAACAAGAACATAAATTGTATGTTGAAATTTCAGATTATCTAATGCGTGACGATACCTATGCTTTCCCAATTAGACAAAAGCACTTGTTAATAATGCTTATTAGAAAAGTACTCTCATCATCTCCAATAGCTCTCATTGGAACCCTAAATATAATAAAAGATAGGCTTGTAAAACTTTACGACAATACCAAAGAAAGTGCAAACTTTACAGAAATCCTAATTGCAGAAGACGATATTGATTCTGATCTATTAGATGAAATCTTAGAAGATGATGATGAATATTCTGAAAAACAAGATATTGCTCCAACTGATGATTTAAATACTAAGAAAATTATTGAGATAAAAAAACTAAAAGAAGAGATAAAAGAAATAGAGAGTTATATCCACTGGGCTGAAGATATTGGGGTAGATACAAAAACTAAAGCTCTTTTAACAGCCTTAGATATTGGTTTTGAACAAATGTTAGAAATGGGTGCAGCTGAAAAAGCTGTTATCTTTACCGAATCAAGACGTAGTCAGGACTGGTTATATACATATCTTGAAAATAATGGTTATGCCAATAAAGTAGTTACATTTAATGGAACTAACAAAAGTGAATTAAATAAAACAATTTATGCTAATTGGGTTAATGATAATAAAGATACAGGGAGAATAACAGGTTCAAGGCAAATAGATATGCGTGCTGCAATTCTTGATTTTTTTAAAAATGATGCAAAGATTCTTATTGCAACTGAAGCAGGAGCTGAAGGCTTAAATATGCAATTTTGTTCCTTACTTGTAAATTATGATTTACCATGGAATCCCCAACGAATTGAGCAGAGAATTGGTCGTTGTCACCGTTATGGGCAGAAATTTGATGTTGTAGTAATTAATTTTTTAAATGAGAAAAACCAAGCTGATATAAGAGTTTACGAACTACTAGATCAAAAGTTCAATCTATTTAGTGGAGTTTTTGGCGCATCTGATGATGTTTTAGGAAGTATAGAATCCGGTGTTGACTTTGAAAGAAGAGTGTTGGAAATTTATCAGGAATGCAGAAGTGAAAAAGAGATTAAATCGGCCTTTAAAAAATTACAAGATGAATTAGATCAAACAATACAGGCTAGAATGACAGATACAAGGAAGACTCTCCTTGAAAACTTCGATGAAGATGTCCATGAACGTTTAAAAGTAAACCTTGCAGGAGCTAAAGATAAACTAGATAAAATAGGAAAACTATTCTGGGATGTTACAAAATATGTTTTAAATAAAGAAGCAGACTTTAATGATATAAATTATAGCTTTAATTTACATGAACCACAAAAAAATAATATTAGAGTTGGAACATATAATCTTGTTACAAAAAATAGGGATATACAAAATAACGAATTTCTTTACAGATTAAGTCACCCTCTTGGTGAAAATGTACTCTCTATTGCATCTAAATACAGTGGAGATTCTAAGGTTGTCTATTTTGACATAACAAATAATCCCACTAAAATTAGTCTTGTTGAAAATTTAAAGGGTAAATCTGGTTGGTTAATATTGCAAAAATTAGAAGTTTTATCCTTCGAAGTTGAAGAATATCTGCTTTTTAGCGGATTTGATAATTTTGGTAAAAACTTATCCCAGGAGACTTGTGAAAAGATTTTCAATTGTATAGGTTACGAAAAAGATGATATAACAATTCCAGATGATATTATTAAAAGATTAAAGCAGGATAGTGAATGTCATATTCAATCTACAATTGCTAAAAATCTTGAAGAAAATAATAAGCACTTGTCAGAAGCTTGTATCCAGTTGGATAAATGGGCAGAAGACATGGAAAAAGCAGCGTCTAAAGAGATGGATGATACTAAACGGCAAATAGCTGAGATAAGAAGAAATGTGAGATTAGCTGAGAACATACAGGATCAGGCAGAATTACAAAATGAGTTAAAATCCCTTGAAAAAATACGTAGAACTCAACAGCAAAAGATATTTGAAGTTGAAGATGAAATATCAGAAAAGCGAGACTCTTTAGTTCTTCAATTGACAAAAAGAATGGTACAAAAAACAAAAATAGACGATTTATTTACAATCCGTTGGGTTGTTGTTTAA